From the Rhodothalassiaceae bacterium genome, one window contains:
- a CDS encoding ribonucleoside-diphosphate reductase yields MFEAPPAGMSGEDGSGRLLKAAPLQVARHPAVEVDPARDALLTAFGKATLRDRYLLPGESYQDLFARVASCYADDAAHARRLYDYISKLWFMPATPVLSNGGTNRGLPISCFLNEAEDSLESIIALWTENAWLAAKGGGIGSYWGNLRSIGETVGGIGKTSGIIPFIRVMDSLTLAISQGSLRRGSAAVYLPVSHPEIEEFIEIRRPTGGDPNRKALNLHHGVLIPDAFMRAVERDEDWPLTSPKDGHVVRTVRAREIWIRLLTARIETGEPYLVFSDTVNRAIPEHHKLAGLTVKTSNLCSEITLPTGIDHLGRKRTAVCCLSSLNLEKWDDWHADDQFIPDVMRFLDNVLEDYITRAQDIPGHQNARYSAMRERSVGLGAMGFHSFLQKKRIPFESALAKAWNLKIFRHIKAEVDRASRQLAEERGPCPDAADYGIMERFSNKTAIAPTASISIICGGTSPGIEPIAGNAYLHKTLSGSFPVRNRQLEALLEEKGRNDEEVWAEIMTAEGSVQHLDFLSEDEKAVFRTAFEIDQRWVIELAADRAPLIDQAQSVNIFLPANVHKRDLHRLHFEAWKKGLKSLYYCRSKSIQRAEVVRRRTAEPAAATPAHGSTDYEECLACQ; encoded by the coding sequence ATGTTCGAGGCACCACCGGCCGGCATGAGCGGGGAGGACGGCAGCGGGCGGCTGCTGAAGGCGGCGCCGCTGCAGGTCGCGCGGCATCCCGCGGTCGAGGTGGATCCGGCGCGCGATGCACTGCTGACCGCCTTCGGCAAGGCGACCCTGAGGGACCGCTATCTGCTGCCCGGCGAATCCTATCAGGATCTGTTCGCGCGGGTCGCCAGCTGCTATGCCGACGATGCCGCCCATGCGCGCCGGCTCTACGACTACATCTCGAAGCTCTGGTTCATGCCGGCGACCCCGGTGCTCTCCAACGGCGGCACGAACCGGGGGCTGCCGATCTCCTGCTTCCTGAACGAGGCGGAAGACAGCCTCGAGTCCATCATCGCGCTGTGGACGGAGAATGCCTGGCTTGCGGCCAAGGGCGGCGGCATCGGCTCCTACTGGGGCAATCTGCGCTCGATCGGCGAGACGGTGGGCGGCATCGGCAAGACGAGCGGCATCATCCCCTTCATCCGCGTGATGGATTCGCTGACGCTGGCGATCAGCCAGGGTTCGCTGCGGCGCGGGTCTGCGGCCGTGTATCTGCCGGTCTCGCATCCCGAGATCGAGGAGTTCATCGAGATCCGGCGCCCCACCGGCGGCGATCCCAACCGCAAGGCGCTCAATCTCCACCACGGCGTGCTGATCCCGGACGCCTTCATGCGCGCGGTCGAGCGCGACGAGGACTGGCCGCTCACAAGCCCGAAGGACGGGCATGTGGTGCGCACGGTCAGGGCGCGCGAGATCTGGATCCGGCTGCTTACCGCCCGCATCGAGACCGGCGAGCCCTATCTCGTCTTCTCGGACACCGTGAACCGCGCGATCCCCGAGCACCACAAGCTGGCGGGGCTCACCGTCAAGACCTCCAACCTGTGCTCCGAGATCACGCTGCCTACAGGTATCGACCATCTGGGCCGCAAGCGCACGGCGGTGTGCTGTCTGAGCTCCCTCAATCTCGAAAAATGGGACGACTGGCACGCCGACGACCAGTTCATCCCCGACGTCATGCGTTTTCTCGACAATGTGCTCGAAGACTACATCACCCGCGCGCAGGACATCCCGGGCCATCAGAATGCCCGCTATTCGGCGATGCGCGAGCGTTCGGTGGGGCTGGGTGCCATGGGTTTCCACTCCTTCCTGCAGAAGAAGCGGATCCCCTTCGAATCGGCGCTGGCCAAGGCCTGGAATCTGAAGATCTTCCGCCACATCAAGGCGGAGGTGGACCGCGCCTCGCGCCAGCTCGCCGAAGAACGCGGGCCCTGCCCGGATGCGGCCGACTACGGCATCATGGAGCGCTTCTCGAACAAGACGGCGATCGCGCCGACGGCCTCGATCTCCATCATCTGCGGCGGCACCTCGCCCGGGATCGAGCCGATCGCGGGCAACGCCTATCTCCACAAGACGCTCTCCGGCAGCTTTCCGGTGCGCAACCGCCAGCTCGAGGCGCTGCTGGAGGAGAAGGGCCGCAATGACGAGGAGGTGTGGGCGGAGATCATGACGGCCGAGGGCTCCGTGCAGCATCTCGATTTCCTGAGCGAGGACGAGAAGGCCGTCTTCCGCACCGCCTTCGAGATCGACCAGCGCTGGGTGATCGAGCTTGCGGCCGACCGCGCCCCGCTCATCGACCAGGCGCAGTCGGTGAACATCTTCCTGCCGGCGAACGTCCACAAGCGCGATCTCCACCGGCTGCATTTCGAGGCCTGGAAGAAGGGGCTCAAGAGCCTCTACTACTGCCGCTCGAAATCCATCCAGCGCGCCGAGGTGGTGCGCCGGCGGACGGCGGAACCGGCCGCCGCCACGCCCGCGCACGGGTCCACCGACTACGAGGAATGCCTCGCCTGTCAGTGA
- a CDS encoding addiction module toxin, HicA family protein: protein MYSREIIVALQRAGWRLVRVKGSHHVFRDPAHPFPVVVPHPRRDLPTGLVRALERQTGLRLR, encoded by the coding sequence GTGTACAGCCGGGAGATCATCGTGGCGCTCCAGCGGGCAGGCTGGCGCCTCGTGCGCGTGAAGGGCAGCCATCACGTGTTCCGCGATCCGGCCCACCCTTTTCCGGTCGTCGTGCCGCATCCGCGCCGTGATCTGCCGACGGGCCTCGTGCGCGCGCTGGAGCGTCAGACGGGACTGCGCTTGCGTTGA
- a CDS encoding ribonucleoside-diphosphate reductase subunit beta, with product MPLLEERIAYKPFEYPWAYEAWLTQQRIHWLPEEVPLADDVRDWRRTLTDAERNLLTQIFRFFTQSDIEVNNCYMKHYARVFKPTEVQMMLAAFSNMETVHIAAYSHLLDTIGMPETEYSAFLEYAEMRAKYDYMQRFGTGTKADIATTLAVFGAFTEGLQLFASFAMLLNFPRFNKMKGMGQIISWSVRDETLHCQSIIRLFRTFIGEYPEVWTDELRRRIREACTTIVGLEDAFIDLAFGLGPVEGLTAADVKRYIRYIADRRLTQLGLEPAYGIDRNPLPWLDAMLNALEHTNFFENRATEYSRAATRGTWEEAFAD from the coding sequence ATGCCCCTGCTTGAGGAGCGGATCGCCTACAAGCCCTTCGAGTACCCCTGGGCCTATGAGGCCTGGCTGACCCAGCAGCGCATCCACTGGCTGCCCGAGGAGGTGCCGCTGGCCGACGACGTCCGCGACTGGCGGCGCACGCTGACCGATGCCGAACGCAATCTCCTCACCCAGATCTTCCGCTTCTTCACCCAGTCCGACATCGAGGTGAACAACTGCTACATGAAGCACTACGCCCGCGTCTTCAAACCCACCGAGGTGCAGATGATGCTGGCGGCCTTTTCGAACATGGAAACGGTGCATATCGCCGCCTACTCGCATCTGCTCGATACCATCGGCATGCCGGAGACCGAGTATTCGGCCTTCCTCGAATACGCCGAGATGCGCGCGAAATACGACTACATGCAGCGTTTCGGAACCGGAACGAAGGCGGACATCGCCACCACGCTCGCCGTCTTCGGCGCCTTCACCGAAGGCCTGCAGCTGTTCGCGAGCTTCGCGATGCTGCTCAACTTCCCGCGCTTCAACAAGATGAAGGGGATGGGCCAGATCATCTCCTGGTCGGTGCGCGACGAGACGCTGCACTGCCAGTCGATCATCCGGCTGTTCCGCACCTTCATCGGCGAATACCCCGAGGTCTGGACCGACGAGCTGCGCCGGCGCATCCGCGAGGCCTGCACCACCATCGTCGGGCTCGAGGACGCCTTCATCGATCTCGCCTTCGGGCTGGGGCCCGTGGAGGGGCTCACGGCCGCGGACGTCAAGCGCTACATCCGCTACATCGCGGACCGCAGGCTCACCCAGCTCGGGCTCGAGCCCGCCTACGGCATCGACCGCAATCCCCTGCCCTGGCTGGACGCCATGCTGAACGCGCTGGAACACACGAACTTCTTCGAAAACCGCGCGACCGAATATTCCCGCGCCGCAACCCGGGGAACCTGGGAGGAGGCCTTCGCGGATTAG
- a CDS encoding metallopeptidase, which translates to MSGTRRSGGPHPHAGLSRRELLAAGAGLGLAALAGCGRGGDGAGSGRRGDSSASDTDRAHEAALPPPIGRGEHEDRIRRLQRAMAAAGVDAFFAEPGANLLYLTGIAWGRSERVHGVLILRDGPPHYVSPAFEVPRLEERIVVPGPIHAWEEDESPFAAVWRAVPRPAAGRPARLALAGDVRLFIATGLRRAEPDAQVSDGTALIAPLRMRKSPAEIALMQAAFAITFAAMRAAAGRLEAGMTPADVAAIIDAETRARGARPVFSLVQIGEASAYPHGSSMPQVLHEGDVVLFDCGASVHGYQSDISRTFVFGEPTAEHRRVWEDARRAQEIAFKAARPGTPCAEVDRAARSFLESRGYGPGYRTPGLPHRTGHGIGLEGHEPPYFVGSDPTPLDAGMCLSDEPGIYIPGRFGIRLEDCLYMTAEGPHWFTEPAREITAPFG; encoded by the coding sequence ATGTCCGGAACGCGACGGAGCGGCGGCCCGCATCCGCATGCGGGTCTGAGCCGCCGGGAGCTGCTGGCGGCAGGGGCCGGGCTGGGGCTTGCGGCCCTTGCCGGCTGCGGACGCGGCGGCGATGGGGCCGGGTCCGGCCGGCGGGGGGATTCTTCCGCATCGGATACGGACAGGGCGCATGAAGCGGCGCTGCCGCCGCCGATCGGCCGCGGCGAGCACGAGGACCGCATCCGCCGCCTGCAGCGGGCGATGGCGGCCGCCGGCGTCGACGCCTTCTTCGCGGAGCCGGGCGCCAATCTCCTCTATCTCACCGGCATCGCCTGGGGCCGCTCGGAGCGGGTGCATGGGGTGCTGATCCTGCGCGATGGTCCGCCGCATTACGTCTCGCCGGCCTTCGAGGTCCCGCGGCTTGAGGAACGCATCGTCGTGCCGGGCCCGATCCACGCCTGGGAGGAGGACGAATCGCCCTTCGCCGCCGTCTGGCGGGCGGTGCCGCGCCCGGCGGCCGGCCGCCCCGCGCGGCTTGCGCTTGCGGGCGATGTGCGCCTGTTCATCGCGACGGGCCTGCGCAGGGCGGAGCCGGATGCGCAGGTCAGCGACGGCACGGCGCTCATCGCGCCCTTGCGCATGCGCAAGTCGCCGGCCGAGATCGCGCTCATGCAGGCGGCCTTTGCCATCACCTTTGCCGCCATGCGCGCCGCCGCCGGGCGGCTCGAGGCCGGGATGACGCCCGCCGATGTCGCCGCCATCATCGATGCCGAGACCCGCGCGCGGGGAGCGCGGCCCGTCTTCTCCCTCGTGCAGATCGGCGAGGCGAGCGCCTATCCCCACGGCTCCTCCATGCCGCAGGTGCTGCATGAGGGCGACGTGGTGCTGTTCGACTGCGGCGCCAGCGTCCACGGCTACCAGTCCGACATCTCGCGCACATTCGTCTTCGGCGAGCCGACGGCCGAACACCGCCGCGTGTGGGAGGACGCCCGGCGTGCGCAGGAAATCGCCTTTAAGGCGGCCCGCCCCGGCACGCCCTGCGCCGAGGTCGACCGCGCCGCCCGCAGCTTCCTCGAATCCCGCGGCTACGGGCCCGGCTACCGCACACCCGGCCTGCCGCACCGCACCGGCCACGGCATCGGGCTGGAAGGTCATGAGCCGCCCTATTTCGTGGGCTCGGACCCCACACCGCTCGATGCCGGCATGTGCCTGTCGGACGAGCCGGGCATCTACATTCCCGGCCGCTTCGGCATCCGCCTCGAAGACTGCCTCTACATGACGGCCGAGGGGCCGCACTGGTTCACCGAGCCGGCGCGCGAGATCACCGCCCCCTTCGGCTGA